One window of the Cryptococcus gattii WM276 chromosome E, complete sequence genome contains the following:
- a CDS encoding uncharacterized protein (Similar to TIGR gene model, INSD accession AAW43653.1), which yields MPPPTLKRARPHSTNLSSSSVTPTAGVQPATSSALPGAHTTSRAKRRKPEPVNVEKEREKEGENEIKTKIDFNDLPVEALYKYLEAHDLLPRWDPSPWSEEPCIPPNQLYMIPPSAPTPVPPTSAFLPNLDPSLPPEPTLRTSSIAPGTEEDIKPTMSAVDAGAVDTDTVDTGAVDTGVNDTSAVDIGAVGTGATESAAIDTGDAGAADGTTITSEEKAEQINGVEETHRSTNGQVEEGETTIAAAAAAPSGQGETAAEQLDGPITSTDQPTASAEPSINPEVPSDIPPTSDAPPASPHSTPPPPTPPTTRSKTLPSRRPATPAPPSPPPAPTIRRGVMTLSDVLAAKHVLAEKANAHWAKGLGGGQNKESETIVNFLYKMKVGPGRLLRVYNPMTSTQPPWL from the exons ATGCCGCCACCGACCCTCAAAAGAGCGAGACCGCACTCCACAAACCTCTCTTCGAGCTCAGTCACTCCTACAGCAGGAGTACAACCAGCCACCTCTTCTGCCCTTCCCGGTGCGCACACAACTTCAAGGGCAAAGAGACGAAAACCGGAGCCTGTGAATGTTGAAAAGGAGCGCGAAAAGGAGGGCGAGAACGAGATCAAGACAAAG ATTGACTTTAACGACTTGCCCGTCGAAGCACTGTACAAATACCTCGAAGCGCATGATCTGTTACCCAGATGGGACCCTTCTCCATGGTCAGAAGAGCCATGTATTCCTC CCAATCAACTATACATGATCCCGCCTTCTGCACCCACACCCGTTCCACCCACATCTGCATTTCTCCCCAACCTAGacccttctcttcctccgGAACCTACTCTACGTACTTCCTCTATAGCTCCAGGCACCGAGGAAGATATCAAGCCTACGATGAGTGCTGTCGATGCTGGCGCTGTTGATACTGACACTGTCGATACTGGTGCTGTTGATACCGGCGTCAATGATACTAGTGCTGTCGATATTGGCGCTGTTGGTACCGGCGCTACGGAGTCAGCTGCTATTGATACTGGGGATGCTGGTGCTGCCGACGGCACGACCATTACATCGGAGGAAAAAGCTGAGCAAATAAACGGTGTGGAGGAGACGCACCGAAGTACCAATGGTCAAGTGGAAGAAGGCGAAACAACAattgctgctgctgctgctgctccCTCTGGGCAAGGCGAGACGGCCGCTGAACAACTAGATGGTCCGATAACCAGCACCGACCAGCCCACCGCTTCTGCCGAACCCAGCATCAACCCTGAAGTTCCCTCCGACATCCCGCCAACAAGTGATGCACCCCCTGCATCGCCGCACTCCactcctccccctcctACACCGCCTACAACACGCTCCAAAACTTTACCCTCCCGTCGTCCTGCGACTCCCGCACCTCCTTCACCACCGCCTGCTCCTACTATCAGGCGAGGGGTCATGACCCTTTCCGACGTGTTGGCTGCCAAGCACGTTCTGGCCGAAAAGGCGAATGCTCATTGGGCAAAGGGTCTGGGAGGCGGTCAGAATAAAGAAAGCGAGACGATTGTCAACTTTTTATACAAGATGAAGGTCGGACCTG GACGCTTATTGAGGGTTTATAACCCCATGACATCAACTCAGCCCCCCTGGCTATGA